One region of Streptomyces rishiriensis genomic DNA includes:
- a CDS encoding DUF5955 family protein, whose translation MLRSLGQRAVTGSYEEPRVAELRTAVSRLRRELATYPAEFPDRAIAEDELAALAAMVTHGTPEVPRLRRSLLLIAGAIGSVSALARSLSEVRHAVELFGEPPRR comes from the coding sequence GTGTTGCGGAGCTTGGGGCAGAGGGCAGTGACCGGCAGCTACGAGGAACCGAGGGTGGCGGAACTGCGGACCGCGGTGTCCCGGCTGCGCCGCGAACTCGCCACGTATCCAGCCGAGTTCCCGGACCGGGCGATCGCCGAGGACGAACTCGCCGCGCTCGCCGCGATGGTGACCCACGGCACCCCCGAAGTGCCCCGGTTACGCCGCTCCTTGCTGCTGATCGCGGGCGCCATCGGCTCGGTGAGCGCACTGGCCCGGAGCCTGTCGGAGGTACGCCACGCCGTGGAGCTGTTCGGAGAGCCGCCCCGCCGTTGA
- a CDS encoding IclR family transcriptional regulator — protein MPTSSASTTDSAKSASGGVQSLERAFDLLERMADAGGEVGLSELSASSGLPLPTIHRLMRTLVVCGYVRQQPNRRYALGPRLIRLGESAARLLGTWARPYLARLVEETGETANMALLDGDEIVYVAQVPSKHSMRMFTEVGRRVLPHSTGVGKALLAGFPDDEVRALLARTGMPAATDKTITTPDGFLAALADVRHAGYAVDDNEQEIGVRCLAVPVPDSPTPAAVSISGPAGRVTESATENIVPVLRQIAVELSQALTSSGPAV, from the coding sequence GTGCCGACGTCCAGCGCCAGCACCACCGACTCCGCCAAGTCCGCCAGCGGCGGGGTCCAGTCCCTCGAGCGCGCCTTCGATCTCCTCGAGCGGATGGCGGACGCGGGCGGCGAGGTCGGCCTGAGCGAGCTGTCCGCGAGCAGCGGGCTGCCGCTGCCCACCATCCATCGCCTGATGCGCACCCTGGTGGTCTGCGGTTACGTCCGCCAGCAGCCCAACCGCCGTTATGCGCTCGGCCCCCGGCTGATCCGGCTCGGCGAGTCCGCCGCCCGGCTGCTGGGCACCTGGGCCCGGCCCTATCTGGCCCGCCTGGTCGAGGAGACCGGCGAGACGGCCAACATGGCGCTGCTCGACGGCGACGAGATCGTGTACGTGGCGCAGGTGCCGTCCAAGCACTCGATGCGGATGTTCACCGAGGTCGGCCGCCGCGTCCTGCCGCACTCCACGGGCGTCGGCAAGGCCCTGCTCGCGGGCTTCCCGGACGACGAGGTGCGCGCCCTGCTCGCCCGTACCGGCATGCCCGCCGCCACGGACAAGACGATCACCACCCCCGACGGCTTCCTCGCGGCCCTCGCGGACGTGCGGCACGCCGGCTACGCGGTCGACGACAACGAGCAGGAGATCGGCGTGCGCTGCCTGGCGGTGCCGGTGCCGGACTCCCCCACCCCCGCGGCCGTCTCCATCTCCGGCCCGGCGGGCCGCGTCACGGAGTCGGCCACGGAGAACATCGTGCCGGTACTGCGGCAGATCGCGGTGGAACTGTCACAGGCGCTGACGAGCTCCGGTCCGGCGGTCTAG